The Sphingobium amiense nucleotide sequence ACCGTTAAGCCTGTGTCCAAGACTGGCTCGACCTCCGTCTCCGATCGGTCAGGACTGAGCGGCAGCCGCTCTTCAGCATACTGCGGTCGAATCAGCGTATCGCCGCCAGGTATCGTCCGTCGTCGGCACGGAAGAGCACTGACCCATTGCTGTTGACGGACCATGAGGTCACATCCTGCAGAATGGCCAGGAACCTGGTTTCCTGGTTCCCGAGCGCCGGCACGCAAGCCCGGCGCGTCACGGCGAGCGGTCCGATCCGAAGCGACTGTTCCTCGATCGAATAGTCGCCGGTGAACCTGTTGCAGCCGGCCGATCCGCTCACTCGGCCGTCTTGCGAAAACTGCACCGTCACATTGGATTTGTCGATCAGACCGGTCTGATTGATGTCCTCCACCTTGAATTGCGGGCCGATCAAGCCTGAAGCCGCCGGGCGGTCACCAACGCGAACCATATTGAGCGTCCCCAGATCCTGCTCGAACCGCGTGGGATCGACCGAATGAACCGTATCCGTGGTCCATATCGGGTTGCCCTCGGGATCGGTAATCGTCGCACGGACTGCGTAACGCATGTTGGTCTTCAAGTCCTGTTCCTTCACCCTAATCGAAAATGGCAAAGGAACCTGCTGCCCTGCTGTCTCGCGCGTTTCCTTGGCAATGATCACCGATCTCGCATCGGCGCGCGAAACGTCCAGCAGTCTCACGTTGAATTTCGCGCGGGCGGGCAGAGCGATGCGCTGTCGATAGGATGCGTTGCCGGTTACGACCTTGTCTCTCAGCTCCGCAATGGGGGCTTGGGGATCGACGTATCGCGCGCCTGTCGCGCAGCCGCCGAGCGCGAGCATGGTCATCGCCAGTACGGCTGTGAATGGCTTGTTGAACATGGCGTTTCACTTTGCTGTGCGATTGGAGCGGAAGAGAGCAGGTCAGGCGGAACCCATGGCATCGGCAATAATGGGAGGGCTTCGAGCGGCAGTCCTGTGGGAATCGACTTCGCATAGGATGGTTCCGAACCACGAACGTCCGATGGCGGGCGGAAGATTGGGCTGGATTGGCGCGGGCGGCCCCGGCGGATATCTGATCCCCTCTTGGGAGACAGCCACTGAATTTTGGAACCACACGAAAAGCGCAGTCTAGAACCCGTGGCTTCCCGCCACTGCGCCGAGAACCGTGACAGCCGCGATACCCAGCAATATTCGGTGAAGTGTCTCCATTCGGGCAAAATCTGCGGCGGGCTTGACCGATGTCATCATTCGGCGGTGGAGAAACAGCGGCTCGATCACGAAAAGCATCGCGGCGAACACGGCCCACAGCCCTACCATCGCATGCATCCACCAGAAGCGAAGATCGAAAAAGCGGTCCCACATCTGCGCGCGATAGATCATCCAGAAGCCGCTCAGTCCTGCCAATAGCACCCAGATGCGCGCCTGCGCCGCAAAGCGCCCCTCCAGTCGATGAAAGGCCGCCAGCCGCTCCGCCGGCGGATTGGCGGCGCGCACGGACGGCATCACCACAAGCGTCACGAACGCCACGCCGCCGATCCAGACAAGGACCGCCAGGACATGAACGGCCCGGGCCAGGATGATGTCGTCCATGCCTCCGCTCCCTCAGGCCGCGAGCAGTTCGTCGGCCGGGCCGAAGAACTCATAGTGGATCCTGTCCGACGGCACACCCGCCAGCGACAGGGTCGAGACCGCATGACGCAGGAACGGACGCGGCCCGCAGATGTAATAGTCCGCTTGTGCGACCGGTGTGCTGGCGACCAACCATTCATCGGTAATTATGCCGGCCACATCGTAGTCGCTGCCCTCTGTTTCATCCTCGAGCGGGGTCTGGTGAAAATCGGTGATCGCGATCGATTGGCCATGGCTCGCCACAGCGCGGACATGGTCGCGCATCGCATGGGTGTCGCGGTCATGCGTGCCGTGGATGTAATGAACCGGCACTTCGGCGCCGTTCTGAACGAGGGCTTCGAGCATCGCCACCATCGGCGTCAGGCCCACGCCGCCCGACAGCAGTACGACCGGCCGTTCGACATGATCGGCGAGGAAGAATTCGCCAGCAGGCGCGGCCACCTTCAGGATCGTCCCGGGTTTCGCCTCGTCGTGCAACCAGCCCGACGCGAGCCCTTGCGGCTCGCGCTTGACCGAAATGCGATAGGTTTCGCCATTGGCGGCGGCCGAAATCGAGTAGTTGCGCTTGACCGGCGGATGTCCGGGAATTTCGAGCCAGAAGGTAAGATACTGGCCCGGCTTG carries:
- a CDS encoding YbaY family lipoprotein, which encodes MFNKPFTAVLAMTMLALGGCATGARYVDPQAPIAELRDKVVTGNASYRQRIALPARAKFNVRLLDVSRADARSVIIAKETRETAGQQVPLPFSIRVKEQDLKTNMRYAVRATITDPEGNPIWTTDTVHSVDPTRFEQDLGTLNMVRVGDRPAASGLIGPQFKVEDINQTGLIDKSNVTVQFSQDGRVSGSAGCNRFTGDYSIEEQSLRIGPLAVTRRACVPALGNQETRFLAILQDVTSWSVNSNGSVLFRADDGRYLAAIR
- the hmpA gene encoding NO-inducible flavohemoprotein; the encoded protein is MSQPLSDQTIALVKATVPALEAHGLDIVHEMYSRMFQNPDIRDLFNQSHHGDAGSQPRALTGAILAYASNIDNLGALAPAVERIAQKHVGLQILPEHYPHVAEALLGAIKAVLGDAATDEILGAWGEAYWFLANILIAREQRVYTEQKDAAGGWNGWRDFRVEDVVRESSVINSFVLRPVDGGPVMRHKPGQYLTFWLEIPGHPPVKRNYSISAAANGETYRISVKREPQGLASGWLHDEAKPGTILKVAAPAGEFFLADHVERPVVLLSGGVGLTPMVAMLEALVQNGAEVPVHYIHGTHDRDTHAMRDHVRAVASHGQSIAITDFHQTPLEDETEGSDYDVAGIITDEWLVASTPVAQADYYICGPRPFLRHAVSTLSLAGVPSDRIHYEFFGPADELLAA